One Triticum dicoccoides isolate Atlit2015 ecotype Zavitan chromosome 5B, WEW_v2.0, whole genome shotgun sequence genomic window carries:
- the LOC119308442 gene encoding ethanolamine-phosphate cytidylyltransferase-like, whose protein sequence is MEAGSSKARLAVACAIGGIVLGAAVVALHVAGPVAVPGLPPLDALRRRFRRRRRPVRVYMDGCFDMMHYGHCNALRQARALGDQLVVGVVSDDEITANKGPPVTPLNERMVMVGAVKWVDDVIPDAPYAITEDFMNKLFTEYNIDYIIHGDDPCLLPDGTDAYALAKNAGRYKQIKRTEGVSTTDIVGRMLLCVRERSVSDRHNHSSLQRQFSSGHGQKIDDSGSGSGTRISHFLPTSRRIVQFSNSRGPGPDSRIVYIDGAFDLFHAGHVEILRLARGLGDFLLVGIHTDQTISSTRGPHRPIMNLHERSLSVLACRYVDEVIIGAPWDISKDMITTFNISLVVQGTIAENMDFAKDESHPYAVPMDMGIFRRLESPLDITTSTIIRRIVSNHEAYQKRNEKKEASEKKYYESKNFVNGE, encoded by the exons ATGGAGGCCGGGAGCAGCAAGGCCAGGCTGGCGGTGGCGTGCGCGATCGGCGGGATCGTGCTGGGCGCGGCCGTCGTGGCGCTCCACGTCGCCGGGCCCGTGGCCGTCCCGGGGCTGCCCCCGCTCGACGCGCTGCGCCGccggttccgccgccgccgccgccccgtgcgCGTCTACATGGACGGCTGCTTCGACATGATGCACTACGGCCACTGCAACGCGCTGCGCCAGGCGCGCGCGCTCGGCGACCagctcgtcgtcggcgtcgtcagcGACGACGAGATCACCGCCAACAAGGGACCGCCCGTCACGCCGCTCAACGAGAG AATGGTGATGGTGGGCGCAGTGAAATGGGTGGATGATGTCATTCCAGATGCGCCATATGCCATAACTGAAGACTTCATGAACAAGCTATTCACTGAGTATAATATAGATTACATCATCCATGGCGATGATCCTTGTCTACTCCCAGATGGCACCGATGCATATGCCCTTGCCAAAAATGCTGGCAGATATAAGCAGATTAAAAGAACTGAGGGAGTGTCAACAACAGACATTGTCG GAAGAATGCTTCTTTGTGTTAGAGAGAGATCAGTTTCTGATAGGCACAACCACTCTTCACTACAGAGGCAGTTCAGTTCTGGGCATGGTCAGAAGATTGATGATAGTGGGTCTGGAAGTGGAACTAGAATATCTCATTTTCTTCCTACATCTCGGCGGATAGTTCAGTTCTCAAATAGCAGG GGCCCAGGACCAGATTCTCGGATAGTTTACATAGATGGTGCATTTGATCTGTTCCATGCTGGGCATGTTGAG ATATTGCGACTTGCTCGAGGGCTTGGAGATTTCTTGCTTGTTGGTATTCACACGGATCAGACCATAAG TTCTACACGAGGACCACATCGCCCAATCATGAATCTTCATGAGCGAAGTTTGAGTGTCCTAGCCTGCCGTTATGTTGATGAAGTAATCATTGGTGCTCCATGGGACATTTCAAAAGACATG ATTACAACATTTAATATTTCATTAGTCGTTCAAGGAACAATTGCCGAGAACATGGATTTTGCGAAG GACGAGTCACATCCATATGCTGTCCCAATGGATATGGGTATTTTCCGCAGATTGGAAAGCCCTTTGGATAtaactactagtactattataaggAGGATAGTTTCTAACCATGAAGCCTACCAG AAGCGGAATGAAAAGAAGGAAGCCAGTGAGAAGAAGTACTACGAGAGTAAAAACTTCGTCAATGGAGAGTAG